A single region of the Salipaludibacillus sp. LMS25 genome encodes:
- the bcp gene encoding thioredoxin-dependent thiol peroxidase: MTVEIGEKVPSRQLKSNSGKEVSLNDYRGKYVVLYFYPKDMTPGCTTEACDFRDNHESFNNLDAVILGVSPDPVDRHEKFINKHDLPFELLADEDHQLAEDFGVWKLKKNFGKEYMGIERSTFVIDKEGKLMKEWRKVRVKGHVEEALNYLKEVSN; this comes from the coding sequence ATGACAGTTGAAATTGGTGAGAAAGTACCTAGTAGACAGCTTAAATCAAATAGTGGAAAAGAAGTCTCTCTTAATGATTATAGAGGGAAATACGTTGTCCTTTATTTTTATCCTAAAGATATGACGCCAGGATGTACAACAGAAGCGTGCGATTTTAGAGATAATCATGAAAGTTTTAACAATCTAGACGCTGTTATTTTAGGGGTGAGCCCTGATCCAGTAGACCGCCATGAGAAATTTATTAATAAGCACGATCTTCCGTTTGAACTGTTAGCAGACGAAGATCATCAGTTAGCAGAAGATTTTGGAGTTTGGAAATTGAAGAAAAACTTCGGTAAAGAATATATGGGTATAGAACGTTCGACTTTCGTCATTGATAAAGAAGGGAAACTAATGAAAGAGTGGCGCAAAGTTCGAGTAAAAGGACATGTTGAAGAAGCGCTTAACTATTTAAAAGAAGTTTCAAATTAA
- a CDS encoding glutamate-1-semialdehyde 2,1-aminomutase: protein MKLDRSEQLNKEAQEIILGGVNSPSRSFKGVGGGTPVFMKKGKGAYFWDEDGNQYIDYLAAYGPIITGHAHPHITEAIKTAAEDGVLYGTPTAYESHFAKILREAIPSLERLRFVNSGTEAVMTTIRVARAYTGRNKIIKFAGCYHGHSDLVLVAAGSGPSTTGNPDSAGVTQNIAEEVITVPFNDPKGLEEALTFWGDDIAAVLVEPIVGNFGIVEPVEGFLETVNKLVHSNGSLVIYDEVITAFRFMYGGAQNLLGVEPDLTALGKIIGGGLPIGAYGGKKAIMEQVSPLGPAYQAGTMAGNPASIRAGIACLELLREPNVYEKLDNLGKQLEEGLRKSAHTYNIPVTINRLKGALTLYFDTKHVSNYEHAENSNSHMFAYFFKQMLKRGINLAPSKFEAWFLTIAHTREDVEKTIRAADDVFSNWLNA from the coding sequence ATGAAGTTAGATAGATCAGAACAACTTAACAAAGAAGCCCAAGAAATTATTCTAGGCGGGGTTAACAGTCCTTCCCGTTCCTTTAAAGGGGTCGGTGGAGGAACACCCGTGTTTATGAAAAAAGGAAAAGGCGCTTATTTTTGGGATGAAGATGGCAATCAATACATAGATTATTTGGCCGCGTACGGTCCAATTATAACGGGGCACGCCCATCCTCATATAACAGAGGCAATTAAAACCGCCGCAGAAGATGGCGTTTTGTATGGAACACCAACAGCTTATGAAAGCCACTTTGCTAAAATACTGAGAGAAGCGATCCCCTCCTTGGAACGCCTTAGATTCGTTAATTCAGGTACAGAAGCGGTAATGACAACCATTCGTGTTGCAAGAGCTTATACAGGCCGGAACAAAATAATCAAATTTGCTGGCTGTTATCATGGCCATTCAGATCTCGTACTTGTAGCAGCTGGTTCCGGCCCTTCCACTACGGGAAATCCTGATTCTGCAGGTGTCACACAAAATATTGCTGAAGAAGTGATTACCGTGCCATTTAATGACCCTAAAGGCCTTGAAGAAGCCCTTACCTTCTGGGGAGATGACATTGCAGCTGTACTCGTTGAACCGATCGTCGGCAACTTTGGTATTGTGGAACCTGTGGAAGGCTTTCTTGAAACAGTGAATAAGTTAGTCCACTCAAACGGATCTCTCGTCATCTATGATGAAGTCATTACAGCATTTCGTTTTATGTACGGTGGCGCTCAAAACCTGCTTGGAGTGGAACCAGACCTAACCGCCTTAGGGAAAATTATCGGTGGCGGCCTCCCGATTGGTGCTTATGGGGGTAAAAAAGCCATCATGGAGCAAGTATCTCCTCTAGGGCCAGCTTATCAAGCTGGTACGATGGCTGGCAATCCCGCTTCCATTAGGGCTGGAATAGCGTGTCTTGAACTATTAAGGGAACCGAATGTTTATGAAAAATTAGATAATCTCGGCAAGCAACTAGAAGAAGGACTGCGAAAATCAGCACATACTTATAATATACCCGTGACAATCAATCGGTTAAAAGGAGCATTAACATTATACTTCGATACGAAACACGTCTCTAACTACGAACATGCAGAAAACAGCAACAGCCACATGTTCGCCTATTTTTTCAAACAAATGCTAAAAAGAGGGATAAACCTTGCCCCATCCAAGTTCGAAGCTTGGTTTCTTACTATTGCGCACACACGTGAAGATGTGGAAAAAACGATACGAGCAGCTGATGATGTATTTTCAAACTGGCTGAATGCATAA
- a CDS encoding potassium channel family protein, with translation MINLLIIIIMISSFVGVVASMHLMIQKQPRIERRLSIKHFLVLILVYLNVTVGFGVVYIALELLGVQVIKEEATMPGESLFHLIEDALYFSAVTLLTVGYGDIIPQGVGRWIAILQALIGYLLPAAFVVTSFITHDDVEYKRSHHL, from the coding sequence ATGATAAACCTCCTAATTATAATCATCATGATCAGTTCTTTTGTTGGCGTGGTGGCGAGTATGCATCTAATGATTCAAAAACAGCCAAGGATTGAACGCCGCCTCTCTATTAAACATTTTCTTGTTTTAATTCTCGTTTATTTAAATGTTACGGTTGGTTTTGGTGTGGTGTATATTGCACTTGAGCTTTTAGGTGTACAAGTTATTAAGGAAGAGGCGACGATGCCAGGGGAGTCGTTATTTCATCTCATTGAGGATGCCCTTTATTTTAGTGCTGTCACATTACTTACAGTCGGTTATGGTGATATTATTCCACAAGGCGTCGGACGGTGGATTGCTATTCTTCAAGCGTTGATAGGTTACCTTTTGCCAGCTGCCTTCGTGGTGACTTCCTTTATTACTCATGATGATGTGGAATATAAGCGATCACATCATTTGTAG
- a CDS encoding glutamate synthase-related protein: protein MNVSNEIQRFRGALQNEHDSCGIVSFIEKENIPTKKNIDDTIKALLTMNHRAGFINEEGDGVGIHIDIPRALWKEKLNKAHLNAAIVDSPSFVVGHLFIEKTHETSKFQQEMKDLFEKNGFRLFFESTNETNSAALGPIAQKVEPVFWQIALEYLDSKQSLTTLRSKLFDLTLACEKNPAVHVASLSHESAVYKVMGAGDILPKYYPDLANPLVASSMTLGHNRYSTNTLSNFFRVQPFSVIGHNGEINTIAKLRDEANMIGVPLVDGGSDSQDLNRVIDTFTSRHHLSLFETMEILFPPIVNEIKHFPAYLKDLYTYIREAWGHYAQGPAGIISRLGDEAVFSVDSLGLRPVWMLETDTSYIFSSEQGIFTTSHYVSEPKPFAPGEKVGLKRNSKGTINILWHDELQEEVYYRLASTLRVKEAGDRLTASWDENPNTVLFQPNVTPSVYSANGWDREHIQLIEQMADKGVEPIRSLGHDAPLAAMHPGRKNVADFIKESVAVVTNPAIDRDREMEHFSTRVVIGKRPELFQADDLTTIVHLNSPVISEGLAGKGLQAELSHPSYEGLLEHFNTNHEVAKLTLGRFKDETVEEALTRLTNDAVSAINDDKTLLVFDDQGVHDNELFWLDPHLAISAVDQGLTHQELRRQCSLVLRSGSIRSLHDIAVVFGLGADLINPYVMFASVVDDNAEPAIKLYSALNKGLEKIISTIGIHELRGYGRLFSSIGLNEDIAKVLNIVNYLGNKDVSYGFLEMKKDSEARFEDYHDEKAKPGKTFHIFPRIWKSLGDLASGKITYKEYGEKVSEQEIKNPTTIRHFTDLKASQSDIESNSVDVSVGQHDLPFMISSMSFGSQNEVAFRAYAEAADRLNMISFNGEGGEIKDMLGKYPNTRGQQIASGRFGVNVELLNSTNLLEIKIGQGAKPGEGGHLPGSKVTDKVAAARNATTGSDLISPSNNHDIYSIEDLSQMIAELKTANDQAKVTVKVPIVPNIGTIAVGIAKAGADYITLSGFDGGTGAARVHALQHVGLPAEIGVKAAHFALLEAGLRHKVEIWADGGVKSAQDAIKLMLLGANRIGFGTLAMIAVGCTACRGCHLDTCHVGIATQIETVDQAKDHGLRRFVPREYDLAVNGLMNLFSEFGKELQALTAALGFTSTQDLVGRSDLLEQTRGHEHLELADLLATLPEQDVAPFEPVNILEEVHEQPLAVAAGSEFEYLDANVSELTTSRDFEAVTAEQRILGSRVSCHRVRGKLDGSYRTLPEIDLRYTKGSILGNGLGAYNSDGVNIHISGGAQDGVGKTSFGGSFKVFKTKGLNGQLINGSVGKGVGYGAQKGTFIIQGDADSRAGIRLSGADMIFGGRLKTPLKANKHYNTGIHANIKGFAFEYMTNGRGLVMGDPGPWMAAGMTGGVVYLRHDPQMGLDEKMLNSRIAKGAKVTIEPLSDKGVQDVVELLTIYRDELRQLGQTEETAYVEQLLADPESHFRQVTPVKQQADPAVSTE, encoded by the coding sequence ATGAATGTTTCTAATGAAATCCAACGTTTCCGCGGGGCGCTACAAAACGAACACGACAGTTGTGGCATTGTCTCTTTCATAGAAAAAGAGAATATCCCTACAAAGAAGAATATTGATGATACGATAAAAGCGCTGTTAACAATGAATCATCGCGCAGGTTTTATTAATGAAGAAGGCGATGGGGTTGGTATCCATATTGATATCCCACGTGCTCTTTGGAAGGAAAAGCTTAATAAAGCACATTTAAATGCTGCAATCGTCGATTCTCCTTCATTTGTTGTTGGTCATTTATTTATTGAGAAAACGCATGAAACAAGTAAATTTCAACAAGAAATGAAAGATCTTTTCGAAAAAAATGGGTTTCGCCTCTTTTTTGAAAGTACAAATGAGACAAACTCAGCTGCCCTCGGTCCTATCGCTCAAAAAGTCGAGCCTGTATTTTGGCAAATTGCCCTTGAATACTTAGACAGCAAGCAATCGCTCACGACACTCCGTTCAAAATTATTTGACCTTACATTAGCATGTGAAAAAAATCCGGCTGTTCACGTTGCGTCGTTAAGTCACGAAAGTGCGGTTTACAAAGTGATGGGCGCAGGCGACATTTTACCTAAATACTATCCTGACCTTGCTAATCCACTTGTTGCATCATCCATGACCCTCGGCCACAACCGTTATTCAACAAACACGTTATCTAATTTTTTTCGCGTACAGCCATTTAGTGTAATCGGTCATAACGGCGAAATTAATACGATTGCCAAGCTTCGCGATGAAGCAAATATGATCGGTGTGCCATTAGTGGACGGAGGCAGTGATTCACAAGATTTAAATCGGGTGATTGATACGTTTACGTCACGTCATCATTTATCACTTTTTGAAACGATGGAGATTTTGTTCCCTCCTATCGTAAATGAAATTAAGCATTTCCCAGCTTATTTAAAAGACTTATATACGTATATTCGTGAAGCTTGGGGGCACTATGCCCAAGGACCAGCAGGGATCATCTCTCGATTAGGAGACGAAGCCGTTTTTAGTGTGGATTCCCTTGGATTACGTCCCGTCTGGATGCTTGAAACGGATACTAGCTATATTTTCTCCTCTGAGCAAGGGATTTTTACGACAAGTCATTACGTTTCAGAACCTAAACCTTTTGCTCCTGGTGAAAAAGTAGGATTGAAGCGGAACAGTAAAGGAACAATTAATATTTTATGGCATGATGAGCTACAGGAAGAAGTTTATTATCGGCTAGCATCAACGTTACGAGTAAAAGAAGCTGGTGATCGCTTAACAGCTAGCTGGGATGAAAATCCGAATACAGTTCTGTTTCAACCAAATGTTACGCCGAGCGTATATTCTGCAAATGGATGGGATCGTGAACACATTCAGCTCATTGAGCAAATGGCTGATAAAGGTGTCGAGCCAATCCGTTCCCTTGGCCACGATGCACCACTTGCAGCCATGCATCCGGGACGGAAAAATGTGGCTGATTTCATTAAAGAGAGCGTAGCAGTAGTCACAAACCCCGCTATTGACCGTGACAGAGAAATGGAACATTTCTCAACACGGGTTGTGATCGGTAAGCGCCCTGAACTGTTTCAGGCAGATGACTTAACGACAATCGTCCATCTAAACTCACCGGTTATTTCTGAAGGATTAGCAGGAAAAGGCTTACAAGCAGAATTGAGCCATCCATCATATGAAGGGCTTTTGGAACATTTCAATACGAATCATGAAGTAGCGAAATTAACACTTGGACGATTCAAAGATGAAACGGTAGAAGAAGCACTAACTCGCTTAACAAATGATGCAGTAAGTGCTATTAACGACGATAAAACCTTGCTAGTCTTTGATGACCAAGGTGTGCATGATAACGAGCTTTTCTGGCTTGATCCTCATCTCGCTATTTCAGCCGTAGATCAAGGATTAACCCATCAGGAGTTGCGTCGTCAATGTTCCCTTGTTCTCCGTTCTGGCAGTATAAGATCCCTTCATGATATTGCTGTTGTCTTTGGACTAGGTGCCGATCTTATTAATCCTTACGTTATGTTTGCCAGCGTTGTGGACGACAATGCCGAGCCAGCCATTAAATTGTACAGCGCCTTAAATAAAGGATTAGAAAAAATAATATCGACCATAGGTATTCATGAATTAAGAGGCTATGGGCGCCTCTTCTCCTCAATTGGATTAAATGAGGATATTGCTAAAGTGCTTAATATTGTTAACTATCTTGGTAATAAAGACGTAAGCTATGGCTTCCTTGAAATGAAAAAGGATAGTGAAGCGAGATTTGAAGATTATCATGATGAAAAAGCAAAGCCCGGAAAGACATTCCATATATTTCCCAGAATTTGGAAATCTCTTGGCGACCTTGCCTCAGGGAAAATCACTTATAAGGAATACGGGGAAAAAGTATCGGAACAAGAAATCAAAAACCCGACTACCATTAGACACTTCACAGATTTAAAAGCAAGTCAGTCAGACATTGAATCTAATAGTGTCGATGTGAGTGTTGGCCAACATGACCTTCCATTTATGATTAGTTCTATGTCATTTGGTTCGCAGAATGAAGTGGCTTTTCGTGCCTATGCGGAAGCGGCAGACAGATTAAATATGATCAGCTTTAACGGTGAGGGTGGAGAAATTAAAGATATGCTCGGCAAATATCCGAATACACGGGGACAACAAATCGCTTCTGGACGTTTCGGAGTCAATGTGGAGCTGTTAAATTCAACCAATTTACTTGAGATTAAAATTGGTCAAGGGGCGAAGCCAGGTGAAGGTGGTCATCTACCAGGCTCTAAAGTAACAGATAAAGTAGCAGCTGCTAGAAATGCCACAACAGGTTCAGACCTTATTTCACCGTCAAATAATCACGATATCTACTCTATTGAAGATTTATCTCAAATGATTGCTGAGCTTAAAACAGCTAACGACCAAGCGAAAGTCACTGTGAAAGTTCCTATCGTGCCTAATATAGGAACGATCGCAGTCGGCATAGCAAAGGCCGGTGCCGATTACATTACGCTAAGTGGTTTTGACGGTGGTACTGGCGCCGCAAGAGTTCATGCACTACAGCATGTAGGTCTCCCAGCTGAAATCGGTGTTAAAGCCGCGCATTTTGCCCTCTTAGAAGCAGGACTGCGTCATAAAGTTGAAATCTGGGCAGATGGCGGTGTGAAAAGTGCCCAAGATGCTATTAAATTAATGCTTTTAGGTGCTAACAGAATCGGATTTGGTACGCTGGCTATGATTGCTGTCGGCTGTACAGCATGTCGCGGATGTCATTTAGATACGTGTCATGTGGGTATTGCTACCCAAATAGAAACAGTAGATCAAGCAAAAGATCATGGCCTTCGTCGCTTTGTACCACGGGAATATGATCTTGCTGTTAACGGACTCATGAATCTATTCTCTGAGTTCGGTAAAGAGTTACAAGCATTAACGGCTGCACTCGGTTTTACTAGTACCCAGGACCTCGTTGGACGATCCGATTTACTTGAGCAAACTCGAGGTCATGAACATTTAGAGTTAGCCGATCTATTAGCAACACTACCTGAGCAGGACGTAGCACCTTTTGAACCTGTTAACATATTAGAAGAAGTACACGAGCAGCCATTAGCTGTAGCAGCAGGGTCTGAATTTGAATACCTTGATGCCAACGTTTCTGAACTGACGACTTCTCGAGACTTTGAAGCTGTAACGGCTGAACAACGTATTCTCGGTAGCCGTGTTTCATGCCACCGAGTACGTGGTAAACTTGACGGTTCGTACCGTACGTTACCTGAGATAGATTTACGCTACACGAAAGGGTCCATTTTAGGTAATGGGCTTGGTGCCTATAATAGTGACGGGGTTAATATTCACATCTCAGGAGGGGCTCAGGACGGTGTCGGTAAAACGTCATTCGGAGGATCGTTCAAAGTGTTTAAAACAAAAGGACTTAACGGCCAGCTTATTAACGGCTCTGTCGGTAAAGGTGTAGGCTACGGGGCACAAAAAGGCACATTTATTATTCAAGGAGATGCTGATTCACGTGCGGGAATAAGGCTATCCGGGGCTGATATGATTTTCGGTGGCCGTTTGAAAACGCCGTTAAAAGCGAATAAGCATTATAATACAGGCATTCATGCTAACATTAAAGGCTTTGCATTCGAATATATGACGAATGGCCGAGGATTAGTGATGGGGGACCCAGGCCCTTGGATGGCAGCTGGTATGACCGGTGGGGTTGTTTATCTTCGACATGATCCCCAGATGGGACTTGACGAAAAAATGCTGAACAGCCGTATTGCCAAAGGAGCAAAAGTAACGATTGAACCTCTTTCTGATAAAGGTGTTCAAGATGTCGTTGAGTTATTAACCATCTATCGCGACGAATTGCGACAATTAGGGCAGACAGAAGAAACAGCTTATGTGGAACAACTGCTTGCCGATCCTGAGTCTCACTTTAGACAAGTAACACCTGTCAAACAACAAGCAGACCCAGCGGTATCAACTGAATAG
- a CDS encoding ABC transporter ATP-binding protein, with product MESIKRYLIFVKPYIKQILLTVGIGMLKFSFPLLIPLILKHVIDDIIGAEEMPANEQLSQLYFLMGITLIVFIILRPPIEYYRQYFAQWTANKILYDIRGQLFDHLQKLSLRFYSNSKSGEIISRVIHDVEQTKNFIVTGMMNIWLDLFTIIVAIIIMFTMDVWLTLVAIALLPFYGMSIKYFYSRLRDLTRKRSQALAEVQGHLHERLHGMNVIRGFALEDYEQETFDKRNGHFLTKAIDHTKWNAKTFAVVNTLTDIAPIMVIGVAGALVIQTNLTVGTMVAFVTYMDRLYNPLRRLVNSSTTLTQSVASMDRVFELVDEEYDIKDRPGATPYGFPHGEVQFDDVTFSYNDDDPVLKNLSFTVKRGETVAIVGMSGGGKSTIMSLIPRFYDVTEGRILVDGKDIRDYQMRSLRDNIGIVFQDNIIFSDSVMFNIRMGRPEATDNEVYAAAKAANAHDFITELPQGYDTNIGERGVKLSGGQKQRVAIARVFLKSPQILIFDEATSALDLESENLIQQSLVNLAENRTTFIVAHRLSTITHADTILVIDNGILVESGTHSELLTRRGAYYNLFKVQQLH from the coding sequence ATGGAGAGTATTAAACGTTACCTTATATTTGTAAAGCCTTATATTAAACAAATCCTATTAACGGTAGGGATAGGAATGCTTAAGTTTAGCTTTCCTTTATTAATACCATTAATTTTAAAACATGTAATAGATGACATTATTGGTGCTGAAGAGATGCCTGCTAATGAACAGCTTAGTCAACTGTATTTTCTCATGGGCATCACGTTAATCGTTTTTATCATCTTGCGTCCTCCAATTGAATATTATCGGCAATACTTTGCCCAATGGACAGCGAATAAAATATTGTATGATATTCGCGGACAATTATTTGATCACTTGCAAAAACTGAGCTTAAGGTTTTACTCAAATAGTAAATCAGGAGAAATTATTTCCAGAGTGATTCATGATGTGGAGCAAACGAAGAATTTTATCGTGACCGGCATGATGAATATTTGGCTCGATTTATTTACAATTATAGTCGCCATTATAATTATGTTCACAATGGATGTCTGGCTTACGTTAGTAGCAATTGCATTACTTCCTTTTTATGGCATGTCCATTAAATATTTTTATAGCCGTTTACGAGACCTAACTAGGAAGAGGTCACAAGCACTAGCAGAGGTTCAAGGTCATCTCCATGAACGTCTTCACGGGATGAATGTCATTCGAGGGTTTGCCCTTGAAGATTACGAACAAGAAACATTCGATAAACGTAATGGCCATTTTCTAACGAAAGCCATTGATCATACTAAGTGGAATGCAAAAACATTTGCAGTCGTTAATACACTTACTGATATAGCCCCCATAATGGTGATCGGTGTAGCAGGTGCTCTCGTCATTCAAACGAATCTTACAGTAGGAACGATGGTTGCCTTCGTCACGTACATGGATAGATTGTATAATCCGCTTAGGCGACTCGTTAATTCCTCGACGACGCTTACACAATCGGTTGCCTCCATGGACCGGGTATTTGAACTTGTAGATGAAGAGTATGATATAAAAGATAGACCAGGTGCAACACCTTATGGTTTCCCACATGGGGAAGTACAATTTGATGATGTGACATTTAGCTATAATGATGATGACCCCGTTTTAAAAAACCTTAGCTTTACGGTAAAACGTGGAGAAACAGTGGCGATTGTTGGGATGAGCGGTGGAGGAAAAAGTACAATAATGAGCTTAATTCCGCGCTTTTATGACGTGACAGAAGGGAGAATTTTGGTAGATGGCAAGGATATACGCGACTACCAAATGCGGTCACTTCGTGATAACATTGGAATTGTGTTCCAAGACAATATTATTTTTAGTGATTCTGTCATGTTTAATATTCGAATGGGACGGCCAGAAGCGACAGATAACGAGGTGTATGCTGCAGCTAAAGCTGCTAATGCGCACGACTTTATTACAGAGTTGCCCCAAGGATATGACACGAATATAGGTGAGCGAGGCGTTAAACTTTCCGGTGGGCAAAAACAGCGCGTGGCCATCGCGCGAGTATTTTTAAAAAGTCCACAGATTCTTATTTTTGATGAAGCGACAAGTGCCCTTGACTTGGAAAGTGAGAATCTTATTCAACAATCGCTCGTTAATTTGGCTGAGAACCGTACGACTTTTATCGTGGCCCATCGTCTATCTACCATTACTCATGCAGATACGATTCTCGTGATTGATAATGGAATATTGGTGGAGAGCGGAACACATAGTGAACTTCTAACAAGACGAGGAGCCTACTACAATCTCTTTAAAGTCCAGCAATTACATTAA
- a CDS encoding D-2-hydroxyacid dehydrogenase: MNDVIVVSSANIRKDLRRYLTEKYTELDFRFHTLMEEAKEDLTKSDILITYGEDLDDTLINNATNLKWIMVISAGLDKMPFAAIERQGIIVTNARGIHAIPMAEYTLSMMLQTARQTKTLIENEQQKEWDRSPVMTELHGKTIGILGAGAIGKEVARLAKAFNMTVIGLNRSGNSVENVDHVVTTERLDTLLEVADFVVSVLPNLPETDNILSVSQFKVMKETAILINIGRGNVINEDALLTALNEGELRHAVLDVFKEEPLPVNHPFWSHPNVTITPHMSGISPQYQPRSLEIFEHNLHVFLTSKGDYLNRIDLAKGY, encoded by the coding sequence ATGAACGACGTGATTGTAGTATCTTCAGCTAACATCCGAAAAGATTTGCGTCGCTATTTGACAGAAAAATATACGGAGTTGGACTTTCGTTTTCATACATTAATGGAGGAAGCAAAAGAAGATTTAACGAAATCGGATATTCTCATCACTTACGGTGAAGACCTAGACGACACGTTAATTAATAATGCAACAAATTTGAAATGGATTATGGTTATTTCTGCTGGGCTTGATAAAATGCCGTTTGCAGCCATCGAGCGACAAGGAATTATCGTGACGAACGCGCGAGGGATACATGCGATCCCCATGGCTGAATACACATTAAGCATGATGTTGCAAACAGCACGGCAAACGAAAACGCTTATAGAGAATGAACAGCAGAAAGAGTGGGATAGATCTCCGGTCATGACAGAACTTCATGGTAAAACAATTGGGATCCTTGGTGCAGGGGCTATCGGTAAAGAGGTTGCCCGCTTAGCTAAAGCATTTAATATGACAGTCATCGGTCTTAATCGGAGTGGCAACTCAGTAGAAAATGTAGACCATGTTGTTACGACTGAAAGATTAGATACGTTGTTGGAGGTGGCTGATTTTGTCGTGTCAGTATTACCTAATTTACCAGAAACAGACAATATATTAAGTGTGTCTCAATTTAAAGTAATGAAAGAGACGGCCATCCTTATTAACATTGGACGCGGTAACGTCATTAACGAAGATGCTTTACTAACTGCACTAAATGAAGGTGAACTGCGACATGCTGTTTTAGATGTGTTTAAAGAGGAACCATTGCCTGTGAACCATCCGTTTTGGTCACACCCTAACGTAACAATTACCCCACATATGTCAGGGATTTCTCCCCAATATCAACCACGTTCTTTAGAAATTTTTGAACATAATTTGCATGTGTTCTTAACTAGTAAAGGGGATTACTTGAATAGAATTGATCTTGCCAAAGGCTACTAG
- a CDS encoding cyclic-di-AMP receptor yields the protein MKLMICVVQNRYRTAMEEGLQANNYRMTELASSGGFLKKGSTTFLIGVSEDDVENLRQTMQQICLAQEKQKGQSKETASRYIAFLIDVKDRLPFFQLHEG from the coding sequence ATGAAATTGATGATATGTGTTGTCCAAAATCGGTATAGGACAGCGATGGAAGAGGGATTGCAGGCTAATAATTATCGTATGACGGAGCTTGCTAGTAGTGGAGGTTTTTTGAAAAAGGGAAGTACGACTTTTTTGATTGGTGTAAGCGAAGATGATGTGGAAAACCTGCGACAAACGATGCAGCAAATTTGCTTAGCTCAAGAAAAGCAAAAAGGGCAATCGAAAGAGACAGCAAGCAGGTACATCGCCTTTTTAATTGACGTCAAAGATAGATTGCCATTTTTTCAATTACATGAAGGATAG
- a CDS encoding aromatic acid exporter family protein, with translation MRLGARIFKTGLAVTLALYAAMWIGFETPAFGGLAAFFAVQPSVHKSLVLIWDQIQANILSAILAIVFVLAFGHEPFVIGVVVLLILGIHIKLKKEAIIPLAVVTAIVIMGSPTDDFINFAANRFILIMLGVFSAFIVNMIFLPPKHENQLYHKVTDANDQIIQWIRLILHHEVDYHTLKKDIKKIRSSVLKVENIYALYKEERSYFRKNEYARMRKVVLFRQMMTCTKKAKEILKSLSRHDNVLNQLPEEMGQLLQLQLDYLTNYHERILLKYSGKVKAQSTTDYFEEINDGKHQLINVFMTYHNTEQITSDDWIHFLPVIGIIIEYTEELEHLDRLVDGFFTYHTDENEVKIRERESF, from the coding sequence ATGAGGCTCGGTGCCCGTATTTTTAAAACTGGATTAGCTGTAACATTAGCGCTTTACGCTGCAATGTGGATAGGATTTGAGACACCTGCATTTGGAGGGCTCGCTGCTTTTTTTGCTGTTCAACCATCTGTTCACAAAAGTTTAGTACTCATATGGGATCAGATTCAAGCGAATATTCTTAGTGCGATACTAGCCATTGTTTTTGTACTCGCTTTTGGCCATGAGCCTTTCGTCATCGGGGTTGTCGTGCTTCTAATTCTAGGTATTCATATTAAATTAAAAAAAGAAGCGATTATTCCATTAGCTGTCGTGACAGCCATCGTTATTATGGGAAGTCCAACAGATGACTTTATTAATTTTGCGGCTAATAGGTTCATCCTTATTATGCTCGGTGTTTTCTCTGCTTTTATTGTCAACATGATTTTTCTTCCACCTAAACATGAAAATCAACTTTATCATAAAGTGACCGATGCAAATGACCAAATTATTCAATGGATTCGATTGATTTTGCATCATGAAGTAGACTATCACACACTCAAAAAAGATATAAAGAAAATTCGTAGCAGTGTTTTAAAAGTAGAGAACATTTATGCGTTATATAAAGAGGAACGGAGCTATTTTAGGAAAAATGAATATGCTCGTATGCGGAAGGTCGTATTATTCAGACAAATGATGACATGTACGAAAAAAGCGAAAGAAATTTTAAAAAGTCTTAGCAGACATGATAATGTCTTAAATCAGTTACCAGAGGAGATGGGACAGCTTTTACAGTTACAGCTTGACTATTTAACGAATTACCATGAGAGAATCTTATTAAAATACTCCGGCAAAGTAAAGGCACAATCCACAACTGATTATTTTGAAGAAATTAATGATGGCAAACATCAATTAATTAATGTATTTATGACCTATCATAATACAGAGCAGATTACGTCTGATGATTGGATACATTTCTTGCCTGTTATTGGCATTATAATTGAATACACTGAGGAACTTGAACATTTAGACCGTCTAGTTGACGGATTCTTTACGTATCATACAGACGAAAATGAAGTAAAAATTAGAGAGCGTGAAAGCTTTTAA